Within the Tursiops truncatus isolate mTurTru1 chromosome 19, mTurTru1.mat.Y, whole genome shotgun sequence genome, the region CAGGAACCCAGCGGGCCGAGGCCTTTGTGAGGGCCTTCCTGAAGCGGAGCATGCCCCGCATGAGCCGACAAGCCCAGGAGGACCACCTGCAACGCAAGGCCGTTGTTCTGGAGTACTTCACTCACcggaagcagaaggaaaagaaaaagaaatctaaaggCCTCTCTGCCAAGCAGAGGAGGGAGCTGCGGCTCTTTGACATTAATCCAGAGCAACAGAGGTATGGCAAGCCTTTCCTGCCTTTCCACCCCAGAGACTTAATCTTCCTTGTGTTGAGTATGGACTTGGGAAGCTAGGTAGCCCCACTCTGCTTAAGCTAAGAGAGCCTCTCCCACTTCTGCCACAAGGGGGCAGGCTTCCTTTACCAATTCGGACTGTTTGGGTTTGGCTTTTCTGCTTGGCTTCTGTCCTATCCTTAACTAATAAGACCAGTGCCATAAGCCATGGGCAACAGACTATTTGTCTTTCAGTtttcttagaaaaagagaaactgatATTTCTTAACATATATCTCTTTGTAGCTTCTAATAGCACTAGACAGAATCACCCATTGGGGTCTTATTGCCAAAGAAGGTGCTGCCCATATGTTTCAGAAGTTTCTGAAAGAGACACATCACTCTCTGTGGGAGAACATGTTCCTCCCTCCAGCTGACACTTCATCCCTCCTTGGCCACGGTTCTGCATTTGCATGTCTTAGGACTGTTCATATGCTTTTGCTCCAAGGTCTGTAACCAGATAGCCTCCCACATCCCATAAGATAGAGTCTGTCACTTTGTTCATGTCCCCTCTCACAAAATCAGCTGGGctttgggaggaggaagggactGCTGCCTGCCCCTGGTGTGCCTCACCCATGTCCCCATCAATAGAGTCCACTTTGGGTTTGAGCCTGAGGTTCTCATTTCTCTAACCAGTAGCTTCGTTAAATGGACTCCCCGTGAAGTGCTAGGAAGACCCGTTTGGGGTCGTCTCACCTGTTCCCTCTCCTTCACCTCGCCACTTCTCACTCATCCTCCAGACAGACCCTGTCACCTTGCACAGGGACTTATGACAACCAGCAACTCCTGTTTACTGAGGGCTTACTGGGTTCAGCTTCCTGTAACAGAAAACCTCAAAATAGCAGTAGCTTAAAtaagatggaagtttatttctcttgtgAAAAGAAGTCTAGATGAACACCATCCTGGGCTGGTGTGGTAGGCAGTTCCACGGCCATCAGACAACCAGGATTGTAGCCCTGGGTGCATCCTTGCTGCTTCACCATTGTAGGTGTTACTTCATGGTCTAAGATGTCTGCTTGAGCTCCAGCTGTCATGCCTGCATCTAACCAGCAGGAAGGATGAAGGGGCAAAGGAAGGCAACACCTTCCTCTTCTCATTAGCAAAAACTTAGCTTTGAGAGGGTTCTACcagtgaggaaactaaggtttgAGAGGTGAAAGTACTGGATTTTAGTGTGGTTATCGGGAGTAGAACAGGCCCCAGTGATCCAGGTCATGGTCCTTGGCATCAAGCCAAGCTCTGTGCTCTTTGGATGTTATAATCCCAAGCTCACATTGCCTAACGTTTTACCTCTATCTGACTTTGCCACAGGTACAgtctttttctccctctgcatGAACTCTGGAAACAGTACATCCGGGATCTGTGCAATGGTCTCAAACCAGACATGTGAGTTACAATTCTGAAGCCTTGCCCTTTGAGGCAGAGCCCAAGTCTTAGGCTCATTGTAAATGCAGCTTTCGGAGCCTGCTATCAGCATTGCCTGGCTGCAGAAGTTTGTAGACCTGTTGACTTCTTTCAGAATTCATTATAATGGTATACATTATGGGCTTTTGTTTACCTCGTAGGCAGCCACAGATGATTCAGGCCAAGCTTTTAAAGGCAGATCTTCATGGCGCTATTGTTTCAGGTAATTTGCCTAAGAGCACATCATCTGGCTGCCCAAGCCATCATTCAGTGACAATTCCTTGCTATGTGGATAACCCTACATCACCAGCACTTAGGGTAGACGATGACTATAGCTGTCTTAGCCAATTCTGGCCACTTGTTGGATACTCTGAATGGCCTCTGTGTACCTTCTCCACACAGAAGACCCCTGCTGGTATCCCAAAGGACACAGCAGCTGCTGGCACTCACCCACAGCCTGGTATCTTGAACAGCCCCATGGTTTTAAATGTCGGCTGTGGACCAACAGTTCCCAAGTTGTCATCTCCAGCACAGACCTTACCCTTGAACTCCTTGAATTCAACTGTCTACTGGACATAGCCACCCAGACGTGCAGTAGACATTGTAAACTTTACTTATCCAAAACAGAACTCTGGGCCTCTCAGAtcagcccctcccctggccttCATCATCTAAGTTGCCACTGAGAATCACCTTTAGTGATACCACTGAGTACTACTGAGTGCCACTGATATAGTACCACTATTTACCCTGGTTGTTCAAGCCAAAAACCTAGGAGGTATCcgcatttcttctttcctaattgcCTACCTCCAATCCATTAGCACGTCCTAACACCCAAATCTAAGCCACCACCGTCTCCCCTGGATTACTGCAAAGCTGCTTAACCCTCTCCCTGCTGACACACTGCTCCTCCCCTGACCAGGCAGCCAGAGAGAAGATTCTACAACAGAAATCAGGTTGTGTCGCTTCTGCCTCCTTACTGTATTCTAAACAGCCTGTCCAACCTCCTTGGGCACCAGGTCTAACCATACTGGCCTGCTTTCTGCTTCTcaccaggcctggccctgccACAGGGTCTTAGCATTTGCTTCTTCCCTCTACCCAGAGAGTTCTGTGTGCTCAGGGACTGATTCTTTCTCATTATTCAGGTCCCTACTCAGATGTCACTTCCCAGGGGTCTACCATAGCTAAAGATGACCCCCCACCCCATTACCCTGCCCTTGTTTTTTCATAGCACTCATCACTATCAGAAAATACAGTTGTCTGGTTTGGTACACATTACCCCTCCCCCTATTAGAACAGCAGCTTTGTGAGAGCAGCACTTACTACTGTGCCCAGCACCTACCTAGGACACTGCCAGACACATAGTACGCGTTCATTGAATTTGTATTGACTACCTTGGGGGATAGGTTGGGGGAGGTGAGAGGCCTACTGCCTGTGGTGGCAGCTCACTGCTGGGTGGCCTATAGTGGGCTCCCATTCTGTCCAGAGTTCAGGAGGTTCTGGGAAGACCATGTGAACAGGCGTTCATTCAGGTCCTGTAAGTGAGACTTGGCCCTGCCAGAGCAGCCCGACTGTGGGCCTTGGTGGTGCTAGATCCACGTGTGACCTCTTGGCTCCAGAATCCTGCCCGGGACCCCTGTGGCAGCAGGCCTTCCAGAGGACACCTCATCAGAGCACAGAGGCTATTAAGCCACCGCCAGGGATTGGGAAGCCTAGGTTCTCATCCCACTTGGTCCCTGCCCAGCCAAGGAGCCTCCACCTCACCCTGCCCCTGTGGGTGGTCTTTCTTCCTCTGCTGGCTCAAGGTTGGGACCagaacccacagcccctgcaggCCTGGCTGCCTGTGGCTCCCCTAACACCACAGAGGCCTGAGCCCTGAACCCCCCTTTTCCTTTGCAGTTACAAAATCCAAATGCCCCTCCTACGTGGGCATTACAGGAATCCTTCTACAGGAAACAAagcacattttcaaaattatcacTAAAGAAGACCGCCTGAAAGGTACGTAACTGGATCGCCGTGGGCTGTGGCCTCCCCAGCCGATTTGTCGGCCCTTTCCTCATGACTCTAAAGCTCAGTTTGGCCTTTCAAGTCAGCACAGATTGTAGGTACCTGCTGACCTTACATTCCAAGCCTGCAGAGACCATCCCAGCACCCAGGGCTCTCCCTGAGGTACTCATGAGCCCAGCCAGCAGCTTTGGCCAGATGTGATCAAGGGAAGGAAGGGCTGCTTGGctgtgcctccagacacctgggTCTATTTCCAGGACTGGGACCCTCCACCTGCCCAAAGGCTAATGCCTCCCAGAGGGTTGTAGCTAGACAGATAGCAGGGACGAAGCACCTGCCCCTGGAGTTCCCAGAGCCAGCGCCCTTGGTGGTGATTCTCTGGGTTCCAGGGAAGCAAGTGCAAGCTTATCCGCCTGGTGTGCTAGAGCTCACTGCTCTGGCAGAGACGAGCGGCCAGTCTGTCAGGATTTCCACACCCCCTCCTTGCCCATGAATCCAGAGATTTCAAAACCACAGTGGGAGGTTTTTGttcctttaattttttgaagCTTGGTTTTCTTGTTGCTTTGTTCCATTCCCCTCTATATTCTTCTGCTTTCATTTTAGACCTCAGAAAGTGGTGTACAAGTTTCCCCAGTAAGCATAAAGCCATGAGTCCATCTGAAAGTTATGCGGCAAGACCTGTTTCTGGCAGTTTTTCTGGGGGTTTCTGGTTTTGGGAGTTTGGTTCATAGCCTTTGACCCAGAAAACTAGGTGTtgagttatatttaaaatgtgaataaattgGCCTTTTGGCAGAATAATCCCCTTTAATCCCGGTGCTGTTACCTTTGTGGGTTTCACCATTTCTTATTATCTTTTCCTATTAGCTTGTTGTATTTTCTAATACAAACATCTTGGGAATAATAGTCTCCACAAAAGTGAACTTACTGCCAGGACTTTTTCCCTCATCCTttttctcctgcttttttttAGTTATCCCCAAGCTAAACTGTGTGTTCACTGTGGAGATCGATGGCTTTATTTCCTACATTTATGGGAGCAAATTCCAGCTGCGGTCAAGTGAGCGGTCTGCGAAGAAGTTCAAAGCAAAGGGAACAATTGACTTGTGAGCTCTTCCTGCCTAAGGGAATCGTTTATGACAGCGAAAAACTGGGAACAACCTGAATTACCCACCTTTCAAGGAAGAGATGGTCGGGCCAGTTCTGGTTATAGACCACCTCCAGCCAGTCTAAATCAGAGTTAAGGACGTTTAATCATCTGGGAAGAAGCACACTGTACTGAGCACAGAAGTCAGGGACCACAGGGATGTGTCTTTATAGatgctcttgtttttgtattacTCCCATGGACAGAAAAGATTGGCAGAAAACACCAGAATTAACACAGGTTGACTTGAATCgtgagtttatttgtttttttctttttcatacttttcaGTGTTTTCAGAACGTTCTATGATGAATGAGTTGTTTATGTGATAATAAAATATGCATGTGGGCATGAACAGACTACAGGAGTGATTCCTGCAGCACCACTAGgatggaagggaaggggaggcttGAGCTGTGCATGGCTCGTGCCTTTACTTTTGCTCTGTGGAAGCTGCCATGTCTTTTGCTCTGTCATCAGGCACCGTGTCTCACTAGTTCAGTGGTGCCCTGCTTCTTTGATACATCACTTTAAATCATGCCTGCTGTCGAATTCTTTGACCTGAGGTTTACTTTGCTATTTCAAGAAAGATGAAGAGGAATGAGTGGTGAAGTTGCTAAGTGACTTAGGGCCCATTCGGGAGTTCGAACTGAGGTGGACCACAAAGGCAGAATGCCGGGCCTAGGTGTGCTTATTGAAGCTTGTTCCAGTATGGGGAGCTTAAGCCTACAAGAGTGTTCTCAATTCCTGAGTCTGTTAGACTCCAAAGGAAGGTGGGCTGAAGGGAAAATAAGACTGGAGCTCTTCCCAAGGCCTAATCTACTAGGAAAGCCTGAGTCCCCAGCAGTGGCACCTTAGTTGACGTTAGTCCCATTTTTGCTGCTGGAAGCTGTGGCTCTGCAGGCTCTGCAGTCTGACCCTAGCCCTCTGGGCAGTGTGCCTGTGGGCCAGTAGATGGGCCCTTCTGTGCAGGGCCTGAGTACAGACTGGCCGAATGAGGACGGGGTGGGGACCAGACTTCCAGGGTCTGCTACCAGGaaagccacatggctcagaaggcCCTATCGCCCCTTTCTTTTGAGAAGCAAGTGTTTGCTGACCAACAGGGTGAGGGCAGAAGCCTTCCTGGCGACAAACTGGCAGCAAATTCATGTGCTTTTTCTTCTGCACCAAGAGAAGCAGCAATGCCAGAGGCTTCACTGTGTCAGCATTTTGCGCTCAGACTCCACACTGGATGGACGAGAAACACCACAGTGGAGGGGAGAGCATAAACACTGACTTCACATTATTGGAGGAGAGCAAGAAGACCTAGCGGTGCCTCTGCACCTCCTGAAGGCTGAGCACGCCCAGGGTCTCCCACAGACGTGCCTGGCGGCTTGACCCCGCTTCCGTCTGTGCATGGTGTCCCTCACTTACCAGGAGGGTCTGAGTCTCCTTGGGTGCTCTCCCCAGTCTAGCCATCACTGCCTGTGGTTGGGAGCTCAAGTCCCAGCACCACCTCAGACAGGGCAGCCTGACCCAGTGACAGCCCTCGGGTGTGACCATGAGGTCACTAGTACTCAGAGCACTCATTTGCCTGAGGCCTCACAGCCTGAGAcaggtagagctgggatttgaaccacaTAGTCTAGCTCCAGAGCCACGGGTGGCTGCAAGGATGAGAAGATACTCCAAAGTGCATGATGTGGTCCCTTTATCACCTGGGTTCCCACTGAGGGAATCTCTGGTCTTCCGTGTAATGTGGCTTCTGTTCTGGCTATCTGAAAGTGCCACACTGGTAACAGCATAGGTGCTATAATCCCCTAAACCCCACTGCTCTTGCCCACCCTTCTACAATGTAAAAGGCAGCCAATGTTGTGTAAATATACAGTTGCTTTCCAGAAAAGTTGTTGGAACCAATTGCCATGtgaaatctgtttttcatttggcGCAGACTCAAGTTTCCATGTGAGTGGCTGTTTAATTTGTAGAcgtctctccccctccccagggaggCTCGGTGAGAACGCTCACCTTCTATGAAGCTGCTGCTGCTATGCATGTCTGTTTCTGGGACGCCCTCTTGTCCCGAGGCCCACTTAGCACTGGGTCCTGTGCTCCAAGGACCATGCCATCCTCCCAGTCAGAGTAGGGGGTGAGGAGGGCACAGGCCAGGCTGGGCACTGGCTCTGAGTGAGCGTTCCCAATGAAGCTGCACTAATTGCTGCATGGGGAGGCACACAGGGCTGGCCGTGTCCCCATGGCTGTGACACAGGGCTTGTCATGGAGAGTGGTGTGGTACTTTGCAGTCCAGTCTCTCCCTTCTCCACTGCCCAGGGAGCAGGACCCCAGCAGAGCTGGGGCCTTTGACATGTAGGATACCTGTGAGACACAGCTAAATTCGCCTTGTGTGTAAACCTTCGTGCCTGGGAGAACTCTGACCCAGAGAGGCCCATGGAGCAGCAGAGCGGTTAACACCTCAGGACAGGATGGAGGAGGCTACGGGGTCAGGAGACATCAGTCCAGTGACCCACTGTTCCCCAAAGAGCGAGTGGGCCCCAGGCCCTTTATATCCCCCAGAGCCAGCTCTGTGGAGGACACAGCCGCACTGTAGGGCCTGCAGAGGACAGGTCAGAGCCTCTAGGGCAGGAAAAGGGTGAAGCACCTGGAGGGTAAGAGGGACATGACGGGCCCCGGCTATTGTATTAGCCCAGCCTGCTGTAATAAAATACTGCAGGTGGCGACTTAatcaacagacatttcttttctcactgttctggaggctgaaagtccaagattaaggcGCTGTCAGGATTGCAGTCTGGTAAGAGCTTTCCCCTTGGCCACCTCATTGTGTCCTCAAATGGCCTTCTGTGTGCactcgggggcggggggggggggaatctctggtgtctcttcctttcttataaggaccccagtcCTAGGGAATTAAAGCCCCACCTTTATaacctcatttaattttaattacctccttaaaggcccagGGCTTCAGCACAGGAATTTGGAGGGAACATAATTCAGTCTGTAATAGCCGTGGAGCT harbors:
- the POP4 gene encoding ribonuclease P protein subunit p29 isoform X2, with amino-acid sequence MPRMSRQAQEDHLQRKAVVLEYFTHRKQKEKKKKSKGLSAKQRRELRLFDINPEQQRYSLFLPLHELWKQYIRDLCNGLKPDMQPQMIQAKLLKADLHGAIVSVTKSKCPSYVGITGILLQETKHIFKIITKEDRLKVIPKLNCVFTVEIDGFISYIYGSKFQLRSSERSAKKFKAKGTIDL
- the POP4 gene encoding ribonuclease P protein subunit p29 isoform X1, with the protein product MNSVIYHALSQKDAKEFDIQHPGTQRAEAFVRAFLKRSMPRMSRQAQEDHLQRKAVVLEYFTHRKQKEKKKKSKGLSAKQRRELRLFDINPEQQRYSLFLPLHELWKQYIRDLCNGLKPDMQPQMIQAKLLKADLHGAIVSVTKSKCPSYVGITGILLQETKHIFKIITKEDRLKVIPKLNCVFTVEIDGFISYIYGSKFQLRSSERSAKKFKAKGTIDL